Within Vicia villosa cultivar HV-30 ecotype Madison, WI linkage group LG1, Vvil1.0, whole genome shotgun sequence, the genomic segment ggGTTCTATTTTAAGGACTTTGAATTTCAGGTAAAATTGGCCAGAATTAACGCTGCAGTTGGATTCAGGGGATGATTTCCGGCCAATATATGTCCTTGGGTTAAATTTATACTCTGTATTTCGAGTTTTGGTCTTTGCAGGGTTTATGGCAACGCTCAAGTAACCGTGGCTGAAGCAGGTGTGAACCGTGGGCAAAACTCCTATCCCTGTGAAGAAGACGAAGTCACGCGCGTTGGTTGATttctaaatatttcaaaattttgttttatatatatatattaatctgtTTCCAGTTATTATCAACAAGCGGAATTGGAAGGAAGGGCAAGGCGTGTATGCTATTCACAGTCTAaacaggggttcgatccccaggggCCACGCgttatttttatttacttttaaccAAATCCAGGGTAGCGAATCTAAACGCCCCCATGGTGCAGCCTCACGTCCAAGCCTCAGGATCATTGCAGCCTTAGATCCAACGTCTCAAGTATTGAGGGTGCATTGTAATCCCTCATAAACCTGCCACACAtgatcagagctaagtttttttttaatttattttatttttaattatatgaatgctttttttttatttcttttctttctttcttttactataatttcttttctgttttatttattttttacaaattagtttttttatacaataattttgtagtcatttattttttatcgaaaactcgacttttttaaTTCTAtcaatatttgtttttaatattaaaaaccaatTTTCACATATACttttaaataattagaatttagtccaataattatttaatttgttatATTCAGTCGAATTtttgataaatattaaattattaacatTTCATACTTAAGTCGATTGgtatagcgtaggactttatattttctgccttttaatttctgtatgacattaactgcgtggttagtaatcctagggagtgcaaccttgaattgaattagcatcacctaattacaagatagtataatcgaattgaatcacgtaattgtgcacccacacacctttagggtaacccttcttgttgcctgttgccttattatctgttgcctctaattatactaaaaatagtcaagtccctcgattccgaggatacctaaagcaaggttgcctaaagagattgaaaatcatctagtccctcgaagttgcctcggtaaaagatgattgtcccagttgctaaggtatcctcgcatgatgcctaaagatattaaatgactattatatccttcccttagactacctgccctctttaggGCAAcagacagtcttgtggcgaacgataatttctcgatgatccttcacatccaattgaaagacttcctgccctctcatggtacggatagaccctttcgcccgaaagacttaaagaacaagaaagacaatcttagggtaggtgtttttaaatgcttgctcacatccaattcaaaattcaaatgctTTTCCCACTTCTTCTCAAAAAtcgaattcaaaaagactacgcttatttacaagctaaagttcttcttcaaagtttttactattcacacacgacacttcaaatattttgaaaaacaaaagtgagctaagcaattaagagcccatggataaccatggatacaaagggtaccttaaaccttccctttgtataacctaccccccgaactcaatctcttttaaaaaggtctttttctgttcttttagcctttccaattggataaaataaaagtcggtggcgactcttgctatccgcaacatttctttaaagtcagttctcccaccgtgttacagtgTTGTTGATGCACATGTTACTTTACTCTATTTGTGTTATGCGATTCTTTCTAATTCCACTCCTTTGTTGACGATGAGGTCTTCCCAGGATTTGAATGTTTCTCCCTCGACATTCATTAGAATGGGGTTTTCCCTTTCAGAGAAAGTTTCTTCGGCGATGGTGTACGCTACCGACAACTATTTTCTTCTTCATTATCAAGTAATTTCTCCTCTTTTCTCATTAGGGTCACTTCATTGACCTAGTGACTTCAAAtacaagagagagagagggtgAATTGTTATTTAAAAAGCTTTTCCAAAAGCTTAAAgacaaaatagattttaaaattaagttttaaaaacaaggaaaaagaagaagaagataaataataaacaaaactGATTAGGATAATGTAATACTCATTCCAAAATTATCTTGAATTAGCATAAAATCACGAGACCTGTGTCTAGTTCATAAGAATATCACATTGAAATTTTCCACTATCAACTAAACTTTTACTACAGGTTCAAATCGCAAACTTTACATTCAACTTTTAACACAAATTTAACTTACGTAACCTTTACAACAAACTTTTAATCACATTTTCACCTTGCAACCATTATCTTAAATATATTTGCCTTGCAatctttatattttataatattaaagagAACGAGTCATTCTTAATTTTATATGATGTCATAATATAtacaaacaatttaaaaaaactgTATGCGATAGTTTTTTTTCTCAACATTAAAAgtgtataaattttttaaaaacacaacgagaaaagaagagaatttttttttcaagTATGTAATATATAAAATGTATACGGTGCATAATTGATTATGGTAGAATTTTTTTTCCCATAGACAAAGTAATATTAATCATTAGAAACTCTCACACAGAATTTTGAGTATCAATATTTAAATATTGATGACGATGTTCAACCTAACAATATTGATTTTTTGTGTATCAATATTCGAGTTCTGAAAACTACGTACAACTTAATAATATCGATTTTTATCTATTGAGTTATAATATGCTGAAATTATGGTAGAAAATttgtcaaaagaaaaaagaatgatagtttaattaagattttttttttcaaagtttaTGGTAATGATATAGGTAATTTTAGTTTTGGGCCAGATAATCCAAGAACATGTTTCTGAATATGAAAACTCATCAATTCCAATCTCCATATCTTTCAATTTCTTCATTACTCAACTGAACTTGATCAACCAAAACCGCACTCTCATCAGGTACTTCAAATTCCCTCTCCTCAATTTCACATTTCACCATCAATTTCAATTCAAAAATCACTAATTTTTATGTTGATTCACTTTCCAACATTCATTGCTCTGTTCCAAACCCATTAATTTTCAGTtaattcatcaatttcatcatgGAACCTGTTTCAAAAAACCCTAGAACCAAAATTGGGAAATATCCATCCAAAAACCCTAACAGACAATCAACCCCAATTGCTAAACCTAATCATCAAAACAACGAATTTCCATCTCATCTTGATACACCAAATGTATCATCAACAGCTCGAACCCTTTGCAATCTACTCACGCGAACATCCCCTCAGGAGATTGACTCCGCTTTATCCTCTTCTGGGATTCATCCTTCTGAGGAATGTGTTTATGAGGTTCTTAAGCTTTCTTACAATTACCCTTCTTCGGCTATCAAGTTTTTCCGGTGGGCCGGGCGTTTGAGAAAACACTCGGCCCACGCGTGGAACTTGATGGTTGATTTATTGGGTCGGAATCAGCTTTTCGAGCCCATGTGGGATGCTGTTAGGACTATGAAGCAGGAGGGTGTGCTGTCTTTGCCTACCTTTGTTTCGGTTTTTCAGAGCTATTGTATGGCTGGGAGGGTTAATGAGGCGGTTATGAGTTTTGATGTGATGGATAGGTATGATGTTGAGAAGAATGTTGTGGCGGTTAATTCGTTGCTTAGCGCGATTTGTAGAGAGGAGAATCAGACTTCGGCGGGTGTggagtttttggagaaggttaaGGGGAAGGTTGATTTGGATGGGGATAGTTTTGCGATATTGTTGGAGGGATGGGAGAAGGAAGGGAATCCTGCTAAAGCAGAAAGTACTTTTGGTGAGATGGTGATTCGGGTTGGTTGGAGTCAGGATAATGTAGCGGCTTATGACGCGTTTTTGATGACTCTTCTTCGAGCTTTGCAGTTTGATGAGGTGGTGACGTTTCTTAAAGTTTTGAAGGACAATGATTGCTTTCCAGGTTTGAAATTCTTTACCAATGCTCTTGATGTGCTTGTTAAGCGAAATGATGCTGTTCATGCTATCCCTTTGTGGGATGTCATGGTTGTTAGTGGGTTATTGCCTAACTTGATCATGTACAATGCCATGATTGGGTTGCTTTGCAACAATGGCGAGATTGATCATGCGTTTCGCCTGCTCGATGAGATGGTTCTCCATGGAGCTTTTCCCGACTCTTTGACATATAACATGATTTTTGAGTGCTTGGTGAAGAACAAAAAGGTTCGTCAAACTGAGAGGTTCTTTGCCGAGATGATCAAGAACGAGTGTCTGCCCACAGGGTCTAATTGTGCTGTGGCCATCGAAATGTTCTTTGATTGCGATGACCCTGATGCAGCACTTGAGATTTGGAGTTACATGGTTGAAACTCATGTTGGGGTACTTGAGGTGAGCGCAAATATGTTGCTCATTGGTCTTTGTAAATTGGGTAGATTGTCAGAGGTGAGAAGGTTTGCAGAAGAAATGCTTGATAAAAGGATTGTCATATATGAATCTACAATGTCCAAGTTGAAGGAAGCGTTCCGTAAGGATAGTAGAAGTGCAAGAGACAGATTTGATACTCTTTACAGGAGATGGAAAGCTCAAGTCAAGTTGTAATCTAGAATTCTTTTTTTCCTTCATGTTTTAATAGAGTTTTACACTTAACTGCTTGTATCTATTGTGTCAGAGACAAGTGGCTTTTGCTTGTTCTTGACTTGGCTTTGCCCTGTAAACAATGTTCTACAAATTTTATCATTCCAAGTCCATGGTAGAATTTCCTCGACAACCTTTTGTCGTACCAGGTTCCTTTTCTGTATAATTCATTGTCTTCtccttataaaatattattttggtATTCGTGAGGTTGGTTACACTCTGCTATTTGAGATGAACTTGCCGTTCATGAATTGTAGGGGCTTGTAGCTGATTTGCATCCAGTTTTGTAGAGTTTAGTGCTCATAACagaatcatcatcatacaataaAACAAATAGTATAACTACAAAGTTTTCCGCAAATACCTCTATTGTTTGAGTTTATGATTGTCAGCCGTCCCGGCAATATCTCCCTGATTTATGGTTCATATTTTCTGGCACGAGCAGTTCTTTTCTGGACTTTTTATGAAATTTAGTACAGCCACAAAACTGCAACTTGATTCTGCTTGTTCCATTCTCGTACTTACAACTTTTATAATGCATAAAGGCTTGAATGCAAGTTCATCTGGCTATATCTCTGTCATGTTTTATACTTCGATTATGGACGTCAATGCGTTGGTGGAGGTGTTGATGAGGCCATAATTTGATGGAGCACTGCAAGCATCCAAACTTTTTGAGACGACAACAAATTTTATGGCGACAGTGACTTCATCTGTGATGGCAATAGTCACGTTCAACATCTACGATGTTCTATGGATTTATTTTTCCCCTTTGTTATTTTGACCTTCATATGAAAGTTGAAGTGATAGTGATGCGATTTGCCATTTTACGGTGTCTGAGAGACCAATTTAATTAGTAGTTAAGGTATAATGGGTTTTGATTTCTAATGTTAATGATAAAtggtaaaaattaattataactaTTATGGATAATTACCCATTTATTTAtggattttgttatttttttagtatttaaGTATACTGTTGGGTTAATGCATAGTTTGTATACGATACTGTTTTAGTTTTTGCAATAACTGTTTCTTGTTATCTAGGTAGTCAATAGAGGCGCTACCGCGGCCGCGCGGAGCCTGTCGGCGGAAGCGAAACTGCTAGCGAAGAGAATTAGTGTTCCGGCACTCAAGAGGGGTTTCATGGGTCGCTTTTTGGATCGCTATTGTTTTTTGCTTGAAAAACCAAAATTAGcccttaaaaaaaaacattttccgGGCAGTTTGGTATTTTTCTCTGAATTTGAGTGTTATTTGTTTAACCCTAGATGTTTGCTGCGTGCGGCAGTCGTTCTTTTCGATCAAAACACAAGCTTCTTTGTCAAATTTCATCATCTTCCCTGTGGTTCTTCATTCTTTATCGTTTCTTTTTCcttgtttcttttccttcaatttttttgcttctttcttttcttgttttaccctgatttgtttctttctttccttttcctcttttcttattttcttgccttcttttttactctgattttcttaaactctattttgtcttttgttatTTGTTAATCTTATTCCTCTCTTTTACTTTGTTTTTTTTCCCTCTGATTTATATAATATTTCATATGAAATATATGTATAAAATGTTATTCAtgtaatttttccaaaaaaatataaaatatctgTCAACCTGCTATATGCTATCCCATTATCCCACTTTAAGATTTAGCCGCACTGCGCTGCTCTCCGAGATTGACTAGGTAGCTCGCTATAATGTTTTTTTTAGACTAGCATCCTTTTATCTTGCGTATGAATTTGTTAGTGAAATTTATTAAAGAACTGTTTGTTAGTGAAATTTATTAAAGAACTGTTTGATAGTGAAATTCTTTCAAGAGTTAACTGTCACGAACATATACCACAACAGAAACCTACATTgagaattaaaattaatatactaACCTTCTAAATAGAAAGTTATGGTAATGATAATGTCCATCACAAAAAGAATACTAAGGCTaagataaattatttataatacattaattataatataatccTTACTTAAATAATCATAAGATAAGAAGATGAATCATGTCTTTTATAACAACTAGTTTATCCTATTCCTATGATATCGAGCTTTACAAAAAGAGTTGATAAAAAACATTGTTTTACTATTTGTGCTCAAAAGTGATAGATCTAATCTAGTTAGGGATGATCAAAATCTATCTTGCCAAGAGCAGGTGTTGGCTAATGCTCTTGGTGTGTGTCCAAGGCGTGCACGTATAATAAGTgttcaaataaaaaaaaggttttagtTGGACATCACTAAGAATTGTCTGACACATGTTCATTGTAAATCTCTTTTTCATTGTGTTGATAACTGAGCAGGAATTCATCTTTTTCCCATACCGAGATCATTTACACACTGATAATACATTGCGAGTCTGTTTATTCAGTCGGGAACAATTTAGTGTAAGCAGGAATCACGTCTAAGCCTGTCAAGCAAAATGTTTTGGCACTAGCTACTCATAAAATGTTGGAGTGCAGCTCTTATGACGTCTAGGTTTGAACGCAGTGCTACATAGTGACAACATGTCTATTACATGTTTGCTTAACTTACTTCTGTCTCTGTATTATTGTTATTGTATGTATAAGTTCATTTTAAGAGTTATAGTTTGTTTGATTCAGTAGTACTTAGTTACATACAAAGAACGCTTTGTGATGGAATCATGCTGTGAATCAATTATCCTTATGGACATGTTTTGCAATTCTATTGtgttcagtttttatttaaaaactttacCTTAGCCAAATAGGTTTCTAGTATAATCTGCTTAGATAGACTGATTTAGTTTCAGGTGTTCAGTGTCTCAGTATCAGTTTTTGGTGTTTTTCAAAATTACTCTCTGATGTTGCTTTTCCAGAAAAGTTCTTCTAATGCCTGCAATAACGGCCGATCTCTTCTGTATTACAAATAATTTGTGCAACAATCCCTTTTTCATTTTCAGATCATGTAAATTAATTTTCCTTTACTGTGAATGTAAGCTCTGAAAAATCTCTCAAATACTGGACAGATAATTGGATCTGCTGCAAAAGCTGTGTTTTTTGGTTTTCATATTTACGAATCTTAGTTACTCGCAACTTTAATccatttgttttgaaaatttcatattattttacTTGAGTAAAGTGTCTTGAGTGATGAGCTTGCACGAAAAACTTTTATGATTTAAAGCGCAATTCTTCTATAGGACTGATTTTGATTCGAATTTATGTTGAACTATACCCTTCATTAATGCAAGTTTGGTATTTTACTTTTTACAAGTTAACAGTGGTTAAGATTCTTTGTTCTTTAGAAGCTTAAACCGTACGCGCAACTATATGTATAAATCAAATGCTTTACAAGTGAGCAAAGGATGATACCAAACCTTCAAGCCAATTATaatcaaaagaggtaaaattctctgtaagattctcaagaaaaactctgTACCCTTTTCCAACAACATTAAATTGAAACTATATATGTAGTCTCTCAAATTTTAATGTCATTTCTTTATTGTTACTATCACTACTATTGTACACAATGGTTGCATTCAAGAGAAAACCTGTAATGGGTTCTGGTGGTCACACCAACCCATTAGTTTGGTTAGCAGCTATAATCTGTACAATTTTCGCTATAGCTATGATTGTTGCTGGCATTATGATGTTCATTGGTTACATAATGGTCCATCCAAGAGTACCTATAATCAGTGTCACCAGTGCTCATTTAGATCTTCTAAGAAATGATTATGCCGGTCTACTTCAAACTCAGTTAAGCATTGTTGTGACTGCTTACAATGGAAATGCAAAAGCTCATGCAAAATTTTCTAAGATGACATTTAGTCTTAGTTTTCAAGGTCGAGTAATTGCGGTGCTTGTTGCTGATTCATTTGATGTGCCGAAAAACAGTTCAAATGTTCTTCGGTATGTTGTTCAATCATCGTCGATACCGTTGACGCCTGATCAAATGGAGAAAGTTGACGAGTCTTGGAAAAGAAATGAGATTGGTTTTGATTTTAAAGGTGCTGGTAGAACTAGGTGGAAGGTAGGGCCTTTTGGTTCTGTTAAATATTCTTGTCATTTGAATTGTTACCTTAAGTTTCGTCCATTGAATGGTAGTTATATACCTTCCAAGTGTTCATCcaaatcaaaatgattttttagtAAGATATTTTTACCTCATCTTCTTTCTTCAGTAGATTATATTCAGGTTATATACAGATATAGATCTAGATTTTTAGGTAGTAAAGTTACACAGGTTCTTATACATTCATTATGAAAGCAAATAACTTTAAAGAACAAAATAGGGTTAATGATGTATCAAATTGTGGTATAGAACATCTTGTTATACTAATATGGGTTGCTATTCTGACACACCTTGTGCATGTTTGCTTTggttttataaattaataatcacTTTTTTAAGGAAGTTTTTTTGAAACTCTTAA encodes:
- the LOC131641564 gene encoding pentatricopeptide repeat-containing protein At1g77360, mitochondrial-like produces the protein MEPVSKNPRTKIGKYPSKNPNRQSTPIAKPNHQNNEFPSHLDTPNVSSTARTLCNLLTRTSPQEIDSALSSSGIHPSEECVYEVLKLSYNYPSSAIKFFRWAGRLRKHSAHAWNLMVDLLGRNQLFEPMWDAVRTMKQEGVLSLPTFVSVFQSYCMAGRVNEAVMSFDVMDRYDVEKNVVAVNSLLSAICREENQTSAGVEFLEKVKGKVDLDGDSFAILLEGWEKEGNPAKAESTFGEMVIRVGWSQDNVAAYDAFLMTLLRALQFDEVVTFLKVLKDNDCFPGLKFFTNALDVLVKRNDAVHAIPLWDVMVVSGLLPNLIMYNAMIGLLCNNGEIDHAFRLLDEMVLHGAFPDSLTYNMIFECLVKNKKVRQTERFFAEMIKNECLPTGSNCAVAIEMFFDCDDPDAALEIWSYMVETHVGVLEVSANMLLIGLCKLGRLSEVRRFAEEMLDKRIVIYESTMSKLKEAFRKDSRSARDRFDTLYRRWKAQVKL
- the LOC131641574 gene encoding NDR1/HIN1-like protein 12 is translated as MVAFKRKPVMGSGGHTNPLVWLAAIICTIFAIAMIVAGIMMFIGYIMVHPRVPIISVTSAHLDLLRNDYAGLLQTQLSIVVTAYNGNAKAHAKFSKMTFSLSFQGRVIAVLVADSFDVPKNSSNVLRYVVQSSSIPLTPDQMEKVDESWKRNEIGFDFKGAGRTRWKVGPFGSVKYSCHLNCYLKFRPLNGSYIPSKCSSKSK